Proteins from a genomic interval of Pseudomonas paeninsulae:
- a CDS encoding TAXI family TRAP transporter solute-binding subunit has translation MKGKSLAWVLSAALAGITLSGAAQAEEKFITIGTGGQTGVYYVAGQSICRFVNRGEHGIKCNAPASGGGVANVNGLRSGEFNFGIMQSDHQFKALNGVAPFEAEGAMGDMRALFSLQSEVFTVLARRDAKISSFDDLKGKRVNVGNPGSGQRDTLDEIMQIKGWDKSVFALSAELKPAEQASALGDNNIDAMTYFVGHPNGAIQEATTTTDAVLVPVTGAEIDKLLAEKSYYTKAEIPGGVYKGNDAPTPSIGGKAVLSTTTNADPEVVYQLVKSVFDNLERFKRLHPAFADLKEADMIKAGLTAPLHDGAVRYYKERGWM, from the coding sequence GGGTATCACCCTGAGCGGCGCGGCACAGGCCGAAGAAAAATTCATCACCATCGGTACTGGCGGTCAGACCGGGGTTTACTACGTCGCCGGCCAATCGATCTGCCGCTTCGTCAACCGTGGCGAGCACGGCATCAAGTGCAACGCCCCGGCCAGCGGTGGTGGCGTGGCCAACGTCAATGGCCTGCGCAGCGGCGAGTTCAACTTCGGCATCATGCAGTCGGATCACCAGTTCAAGGCACTCAATGGCGTGGCGCCGTTCGAGGCTGAAGGCGCGATGGGCGACATGCGTGCGTTGTTCTCCTTGCAGAGCGAAGTCTTCACCGTTCTCGCTCGCCGCGATGCCAAGATCAGCAGTTTCGACGACCTCAAGGGCAAGCGTGTCAACGTCGGCAACCCGGGTTCCGGGCAGCGCGACACCCTCGATGAAATCATGCAGATCAAGGGTTGGGACAAGTCGGTGTTCGCCCTGTCCGCGGAGTTGAAGCCAGCCGAGCAGGCCTCTGCCCTGGGTGACAACAACATCGACGCCATGACCTACTTCGTCGGCCACCCCAATGGCGCGATCCAGGAAGCCACCACCACCACCGATGCAGTGCTGGTGCCGGTGACGGGCGCTGAGATCGACAAGCTGTTGGCCGAGAAGAGCTACTACACCAAGGCCGAAATTCCGGGTGGCGTGTACAAGGGCAACGATGCGCCGACCCCGTCGATTGGCGGCAAGGCAGTACTTTCCACCACCACCAATGCCGACCCGGAAGTGGTCTACCAGCTGGTCAAGTCGGTGTTCGACAACCTTGAGCGCTTCAAGCGCCTGCACCCGGCTTTCGCCGATCTCAAGGAAGCCGACATGATCAAGGCCGGCCTGACCGCGCCACTGCATGACGGCGCCGTGCGTTATTACAAGGAACGTGGCTGGATGTAA
- a CDS encoding TRAP transporter permease has translation MASKELSTEELIAQDVGARTPDGVMAQAIAGLALLWSLFQLWIASPLPFLFNFGVLNSTETRAIHLAFALLLAFLAFPAFKRSPRDRVPLLDVALGLVAAASAAYLFIFYQDLAQRPGILTTADLVTACIGIPLLLEATRRALGPPLAIIALIFLLYSLAGPYMPGLLSHRGVSFTALANHQWITTEGVFGIALGVSTSFVFLFVLFGALLERAGAGHYFIQLAFSLLGHYRGGPAKAAVVASGMTGLISGSSIANVVTTGTFTIPMMKRTGFSAEKAGAVEVASSVNGQIMPPVMGAAAFLMVEYVGIPYVDVVKHAFLPALISYIALVYIVHLESLKLGLTALPRNSPAHPWLRRLTGLAFGTALISGISLGVYYGLGWLKPALGEGFSWVVGVLLAALYLGLLKIAASVPPLPAEDPDAPLDKLPETRAVLLSGLHFLLPVVVLVWCLMIEQLSPGLSAFWGSVMLVFILLTQRPLLSWLRTDGSHEHGSFMDGLVDLREGMTAGARNMIGIGIATAAAGLIVGAVSQTGVGLVLADVVELLSMGNLLLMLLLTALLSLILGMGLPTTANYIVVSSLLAPVVVTLGQQNGLIVPLIAVHLFVFYFGIMADVTPPVGLASFAAAAVSKGDPIKTGLMAFYYSLRTAALPFLFIFNTDLLLIDVDFWHGVLIFIVATVAMLIFAAGTQGYFLVKSRWHESLLLLLIAFTLFRPGFWMDMLHDPYRDIPPAQLVQALGEVEAGSQLRLRIRGEDAVGDPREFALLLPVPDGETGEQRMAKLGLLTFEEDGKLLIDSVTFGSLAAEAGLEFDQQILVVRAPTERWLKELMWLPGLLLFALVVWLQRRRRMPNEVSVGA, from the coding sequence CTGGCCAGCAAAGAGCTGTCTACCGAAGAGCTGATCGCCCAGGACGTCGGCGCACGCACCCCGGATGGCGTCATGGCCCAGGCGATCGCCGGCCTGGCGCTGCTCTGGTCGTTGTTCCAGTTGTGGATCGCCTCGCCGCTGCCGTTCCTCTTCAACTTCGGCGTGTTGAACAGCACCGAGACCCGCGCCATCCATCTGGCCTTTGCCCTGCTACTGGCGTTTCTCGCCTTTCCGGCGTTCAAGCGCTCGCCGCGTGATCGCGTGCCGTTGCTGGATGTCGCCCTGGGACTGGTCGCCGCGGCCAGCGCGGCCTACCTGTTCATCTTCTACCAGGACCTGGCGCAGCGCCCCGGCATCCTGACCACCGCCGACCTGGTGACCGCCTGTATCGGTATTCCGTTGCTGCTCGAAGCCACGCGGCGAGCACTCGGTCCGCCGTTGGCGATCATCGCCCTGATCTTTCTGCTCTACAGTCTGGCCGGGCCCTATATGCCGGGCCTGTTGTCGCACCGCGGAGTGAGTTTCACGGCCCTGGCCAATCACCAGTGGATCACCACCGAAGGGGTGTTCGGCATCGCCTTGGGCGTGTCCACCAGCTTCGTGTTCCTCTTCGTGCTGTTTGGCGCGTTGCTCGAGCGCGCCGGCGCAGGCCACTACTTTATCCAGTTGGCCTTCAGCCTGCTCGGGCATTATCGCGGCGGCCCGGCCAAAGCGGCGGTGGTGGCCTCGGGCATGACCGGACTGATCTCCGGCTCCTCGATTGCCAACGTAGTGACCACCGGCACCTTCACCATCCCGATGATGAAGCGCACCGGTTTCTCCGCGGAGAAGGCCGGCGCGGTGGAAGTGGCGTCCTCGGTCAATGGCCAGATCATGCCGCCGGTGATGGGCGCCGCGGCCTTCCTGATGGTCGAATACGTCGGCATCCCCTACGTCGATGTGGTCAAGCACGCCTTCCTGCCGGCGCTGATTTCCTATATCGCGCTGGTTTACATCGTCCACCTGGAGTCGCTCAAACTCGGCCTTACCGCCCTGCCGCGCAACAGTCCGGCGCACCCCTGGCTGCGCCGCCTGACCGGCCTGGCCTTCGGTACGGCGCTGATCAGTGGGATTTCCCTGGGCGTCTACTACGGCCTCGGCTGGCTCAAACCGGCCCTCGGCGAGGGCTTTAGCTGGGTCGTCGGCGTGCTGCTGGCGGCGCTCTATCTCGGCCTGCTGAAGATCGCCGCCAGTGTGCCGCCGCTGCCGGCGGAAGACCCCGACGCGCCGCTGGACAAGCTGCCCGAGACGCGCGCGGTACTGCTCAGCGGCCTGCACTTCCTGCTGCCGGTGGTGGTGCTGGTCTGGTGCCTGATGATCGAACAGCTGTCGCCCGGGCTGTCGGCCTTCTGGGGCAGCGTGATGCTGGTGTTCATCCTGCTCACCCAGCGCCCGCTGCTGAGCTGGCTGCGTACCGACGGCAGCCACGAGCACGGCAGCTTCATGGACGGTCTGGTCGACCTGCGCGAGGGCATGACCGCCGGGGCGCGCAACATGATCGGTATCGGCATTGCCACCGCCGCCGCCGGACTCATCGTCGGCGCGGTATCGCAGACCGGGGTCGGCCTGGTGCTGGCGGATGTGGTCGAGTTGTTGTCGATGGGTAACCTGCTGCTGATGCTGCTGCTCACCGCGCTGCTCAGCCTGATCCTCGGTATGGGCTTGCCGACCACCGCCAACTACATCGTGGTGTCCAGCCTGCTGGCGCCGGTGGTAGTCACCCTGGGGCAGCAGAATGGCCTGATCGTGCCGCTGATCGCGGTGCACCTGTTCGTCTTCTACTTCGGCATCATGGCCGACGTCACCCCGCCGGTGGGCCTGGCCTCGTTCGCCGCGGCGGCGGTGTCCAAGGGCGATCCGATCAAGACCGGGCTGATGGCCTTCTACTACAGCCTGCGCACCGCGGCGCTTCCGTTCCTGTTCATCTTCAACACCGACCTGCTGCTGATCGACGTGGACTTCTGGCACGGCGTGCTGATCTTCATCGTCGCCACCGTCGCCATGCTGATCTTCGCCGCCGGCACCCAGGGCTACTTTCTGGTCAAGAGCCGCTGGCACGAGAGCCTGCTGTTGCTGCTGATCGCCTTCACCCTGTTCCGCCCCGGCTTCTGGATGGACATGCTCCACGACCCTTACCGCGATATTCCACCGGCGCAGTTGGTGCAGGCGCTGGGCGAGGTCGAGGCTGGCAGCCAGTTGCGCCTGCGCATCAGGGGCGAGGACGCGGTGGGCGATCCCCGCGAGTTCGCCCTGCTGCTGCCGGTGCCAGATGGCGAGACCGGTGAGCAACGCATGGCGAAACTCGGCCTGCTGACCTTTGAAGAAGACGGCAAGCTGCTGATCGACAGCGTCACCTTTGGCAGCCTGGCGGCCGAAGCGGGCCTGGAATTCGACCAGCAGATCCTCGTCGTACGCGCCCCGACCGAGCGCTGGCTGAAGGAGCTGATGTGGCTGCCGGGCTTGCTGTTGTTTGCCCTGGTGGTCTGGCTGCAGCGGCGGCGACGGATGCCGAATGAGGTGTCGGTTGGGGCCTGA
- a CDS encoding Hcp family type VI secretion system effector, with amino-acid sequence MPTPAYLSLEGTKQGLITAGTFTEDSVGNIFQEGHEDQILVQAFSHQVIIPRDPQSGQPTGQRVHKPLMITKVFDKSSPLIFNSLTSGERLNKCRLEWYRTSSTGTQEHYFTIELEDAVIVDVQSRMPNCQDPNMSHFTHLEDVYFTYRKIVWTHEVSGTSGSDDWRTPISA; translated from the coding sequence ATGCCAACACCCGCGTATCTGTCCCTCGAAGGCACCAAGCAAGGCCTGATCACCGCCGGCACCTTCACCGAAGATTCGGTTGGTAACATCTTCCAGGAAGGGCATGAAGACCAGATTCTGGTTCAGGCCTTCAGCCACCAGGTAATCATCCCGCGCGATCCGCAGTCCGGTCAGCCGACTGGCCAGCGCGTGCACAAGCCGCTGATGATCACCAAGGTGTTCGACAAGTCCTCGCCGCTGATCTTCAACTCGCTGACCTCCGGCGAGCGCCTGAACAAGTGCCGCCTGGAGTGGTACCGCACGTCCTCCACCGGTACCCAGGAGCACTACTTCACCATCGAGCTGGAAGATGCCGTGATCGTCGACGTGCAGTCGCGCATGCCGAACTGCCAGGATCCGAACATGTCGCACTTCACCCACCTGGAAGACGTCTACTTCACCTACCGTAAAATCGTCTGGACCCACGAAGTCTCCGGCACTTCCGGCTCCGACGACTGGCGTACCCCGATCTCCGCCTAA
- the tssI gene encoding type VI secretion system Vgr family protein, with translation MFAPANQTHFSLSIEGLAHDLQVLAFSGREAISQPFEFELELVSERPDLDLESLLHQAAFLALSPAGNGIHGQIYRAAQGESGKRLSRYHLTLRPQLAYLAHRTNQRIFQHLTVAQIIGQVLEEHGIQANAYQFQLGSIYPEREYCVQYDESDLHFVQRLCEEEGIHYHFQHSTDGHVLVFGDDQTPFPTLAPTAYQQDSGLVADDPVIKRFGVRVETRSSRVTRRDYDFEKPRLLLEAEAKSEFVPDLEDYDYPGRFVERERGKHLSQRALERHRHDFELAQGESDQHLLVSGHFLAVTDHPRPSWNDLWLLSEIHHQGKQPQVLEESITSAPSPLRGEGWGEGAGDTDFIQGYRNRFSATPWTVSYRPSLEHPKPRILGSQSAVVTGPAGEEIHCDQYGRIKVQFFWDRHGQADDKTSCWLRVSSSWAGDRYGAIAIPRVGMEVLITFLEGDPDQPLVTGCLYHKEHVVPYDLPANKTRTVFKTLSSPGGAGYNELRIEDKKGEEQIYIHAERDWDENIEHDQKIRIGNQRHDTVEANSYSEFKAEEHRTTHLDRKSEIKASDHLTVGNNQHIKIGTGQFIHAGNEIHLSSGQKVVLEAGSELTLKAAGSFIKLDASGITLVGPLIKFNSGGGPGSGSGAAPVLPGMVKPADADKAGELLIQAQKQALQRKQPLCVICESAKLEAADAD, from the coding sequence ATGTTCGCCCCTGCCAACCAGACCCACTTCAGCCTGAGCATCGAAGGCCTCGCGCACGATCTGCAGGTGCTCGCATTCAGCGGCCGCGAGGCGATCAGCCAGCCCTTCGAATTCGAGTTGGAACTGGTCAGCGAACGTCCCGACCTCGACCTGGAAAGCCTGCTGCATCAAGCGGCCTTTCTGGCCTTGTCACCCGCCGGCAACGGCATCCACGGGCAGATCTATCGTGCCGCCCAGGGCGAGTCCGGCAAGCGCCTGAGCCGTTACCACCTGACCCTGCGTCCGCAGCTGGCCTACCTGGCGCACCGCACCAATCAACGCATCTTCCAGCACCTGACGGTGGCGCAGATCATCGGCCAAGTGCTCGAAGAACACGGCATCCAGGCCAACGCCTACCAATTCCAACTCGGCTCGATCTACCCCGAGCGCGAGTACTGCGTGCAGTACGACGAAAGCGACCTGCACTTCGTCCAGCGTTTGTGTGAGGAGGAGGGTATTCACTACCACTTCCAGCACAGCACCGACGGGCATGTGCTGGTGTTCGGCGACGACCAGACGCCGTTCCCCACGCTCGCCCCCACGGCTTATCAGCAAGACAGCGGCCTGGTCGCCGACGACCCGGTAATCAAACGCTTCGGCGTGCGCGTGGAAACCCGCAGCAGCCGGGTGACCCGTCGCGACTACGACTTCGAAAAACCGCGCCTACTGCTGGAGGCCGAGGCCAAGAGCGAGTTCGTCCCGGACCTCGAGGACTACGACTACCCTGGCCGTTTCGTCGAGCGCGAGCGCGGCAAACACCTCAGCCAGCGCGCCCTCGAACGCCACCGCCACGACTTCGAACTGGCCCAGGGCGAAAGCGACCAGCACCTGCTGGTCAGCGGCCACTTCCTCGCCGTCACCGACCACCCGCGGCCCAGCTGGAACGACCTCTGGCTGCTCAGTGAAATCCACCACCAAGGCAAACAGCCGCAAGTGTTGGAAGAGTCCATCACTAGCGCTCCCTCTCCCCTCCGGGGAGAGGGCTGGGGTGAGGGGGCAGGCGACACCGATTTCATCCAAGGCTACCGCAACCGCTTCAGCGCTACGCCCTGGACGGTGTCGTACCGGCCAAGCCTCGAACACCCCAAGCCACGCATCCTCGGCAGCCAGAGCGCGGTGGTCACCGGCCCCGCCGGCGAAGAAATCCACTGCGACCAATACGGCCGGATCAAGGTGCAGTTTTTCTGGGACCGCCACGGCCAGGCCGACGACAAGACCAGCTGCTGGCTGCGCGTATCCAGCAGCTGGGCCGGTGACCGCTACGGTGCCATCGCCATCCCGCGGGTGGGCATGGAAGTACTGATCACCTTCCTCGAAGGCGACCCCGACCAGCCGCTGGTCACCGGCTGCCTGTACCACAAGGAACACGTCGTCCCCTACGACCTGCCGGCGAACAAGACCCGCACGGTCTTCAAGACCCTGAGCAGCCCCGGTGGCGCCGGCTACAACGAGCTGCGCATCGAAGACAAGAAGGGCGAGGAGCAGATCTATATCCACGCCGAGCGCGACTGGGACGAGAACATCGAACACGACCAGAAGATCCGCATCGGCAACCAGCGCCACGACACGGTCGAGGCCAACAGCTACAGCGAATTCAAGGCTGAAGAACACCGCACCACCCACCTCGACCGCAAGAGCGAAATCAAAGCCTCCGACCACCTGACCGTCGGCAACAACCAGCACATCAAGATCGGCACCGGCCAATTTATCCACGCCGGCAACGAAATCCACCTGTCCAGCGGCCAGAAGGTCGTACTCGAAGCCGGCAGCGAACTGACCTTAAAAGCCGCCGGCAGCTTTATCAAGCTGGATGCCAGCGGCATCACCCTGGTCGGCCCGCTGATCAAATTCAACTCCGGCGGCGGCCCGGGCAGCGGCTCGGGGGCGGCGCCGGTGTTGCCGGGGATGGTCAAGCCGGCGGATGCGGATAAAGCCGGGGAATTGTTGATTCAGGCCCAGAAACAGGCGCTGCAACGTAAGCAACCGCTTTGCGTCATCTGCGAATCCGCCAAGCTGGAGGCCGCAGATGCCGACTAA
- a CDS encoding DUF4123 domain-containing protein has protein sequence MDGISVETLPQRLYEWYESPDFDVLYLDTPWAELGDVSPCLVRLSGQQDPALAAFLRNSHDEWGYLLFSRASRAEVLSHLRWLVCVRHPLGEEMLLRLADPAVIHALFEPAMRAADTTLFGPIEHIVVADSLHNCWYQHSCPGVAPTNDHGRAYPLTDEQVQRLGEVSFRSMLIRLDAHMREYFPEFQQPLDHVQRWQHLKALAERGYAQGFYSEHEITLYANIFGFLGDGALQAHADIAELLTQKSSLTPSQRIEQAADLAYARAQTVERISS, from the coding sequence TTGGACGGCATCAGCGTCGAGACACTGCCGCAACGGCTATATGAGTGGTATGAGTCACCTGACTTCGACGTCTTGTACCTGGATACCCCCTGGGCTGAATTGGGTGATGTGTCCCCTTGCTTGGTGCGCCTGAGCGGGCAACAGGACCCAGCACTGGCCGCTTTTCTGCGCAACAGCCACGACGAATGGGGCTACCTGTTATTCAGTCGCGCCAGCCGGGCTGAGGTGCTGAGCCACTTGCGCTGGCTGGTATGCGTGCGCCACCCGTTGGGTGAAGAGATGCTGCTACGCCTGGCCGATCCGGCGGTGATTCACGCCTTGTTTGAGCCCGCGATGCGGGCCGCAGATACCACGTTATTTGGGCCCATCGAGCATATTGTTGTCGCAGATAGCCTGCACAACTGCTGGTACCAGCACTCATGCCCAGGCGTGGCACCCACCAATGATCATGGGCGCGCCTACCCGCTCACTGACGAACAGGTGCAGCGTTTAGGTGAGGTCAGTTTTCGCAGCATGTTGATCCGCCTTGATGCCCATATGCGTGAGTATTTTCCCGAGTTCCAACAGCCGCTGGATCATGTACAGCGCTGGCAGCATTTAAAGGCATTGGCCGAGCGTGGCTATGCCCAGGGCTTCTATAGCGAACATGAGATCACCCTCTACGCCAATATTTTCGGCTTTTTGGGTGATGGTGCCCTGCAGGCTCATGCAGACATTGCTGAATTACTGACGCAAAAATCGTCACTAACGCCCTCACAGCGAATTGAACAGGCTGCGGACCTGGCTTACGCCCGTGCCCAGACAGTGGAAAGGATCTCCTCATGA
- a CDS encoding toxin VasX — protein MTGGNPNHTDKSRDDVKSPFAACPHMKNKVQLLPLRYGLVERLDPSAELSLPYTLKSRPLGIRWLRDGWLYVVVGKQPKAILHEYRIDKGVITQLLWNKAEVTADKREASVGKAQLIFSRNDPLHVAYSEVQWTAAKCAQVLKSSKERDHFMQAVDLGRVDPIKGAADLLTGDQAAKWLAEVAEKPAAQNASQGTKPEEVLDYAWEQPPLFQQALSGRLKRGLNAECKQDYLHLMVRDDIGVLRDLATHQDLVAGWITDWSSAETNQKKYVIGCYIESLYSLNEQLVLSASKQDPRFAKLEDETDPTQRQSIVDYINVKYKTQWSGPGTHSGAIKASRMRMRQSLGAPLYARYEDFIESLDENAEDALEGAKLGQKGIDDLIDRPGMEAFLKQQRTQLKRWNQRLDLITEDRIALLKAERFHRAAWYFDPHSSEQVEAALATEYACLKDICRTDKATDAMADLLDKRPELSLPGFFTLSHSDQIDMQAKLSSLIKGMRGVAMASNDYSGAQELSLQFKGLVQQQLPSVFHLSEEAITLDQVRNTAYEPAKQLRLATAMDSAMHGLRNATPLDPGKVLRALPGAAWLDVLRAFGKGGITLEFASASQIQAFEADTRQLAELRGTLTALKHQIRQTLAFERRGRLPRGSHRSLLAERKKLQSSLIPLESRVASAINPVGEGPSKAGAKIKGLNSTQVAEFQRMAEDFRLKRPFKGLSGAVFRSAGADIFASAVAVWQIRNFVVVFTEFQRKADKSWVDRGMLANAIFSMASGVFAAAQGIAVTSLSVAINNYTSVAGKINMAARLGKLTANFGLPAYLSSVIATSISLKDNIGKFNEGLRRGDAGMLAGAGMASVGDAGQIGLNSWASYRSAGIVIGVLKDTQQARATAWAVAGGRLVSIAARANLIGLAWP, from the coding sequence ATGACCGGCGGCAACCCCAATCACACCGACAAAAGTAGAGACGACGTAAAAAGCCCGTTCGCCGCCTGCCCGCATATGAAAAACAAGGTGCAGCTGTTGCCCTTGCGCTATGGCCTGGTTGAGCGGCTCGATCCCTCAGCGGAGCTGAGCCTGCCTTACACACTCAAGTCGCGGCCATTGGGTATTCGTTGGCTCAGGGATGGCTGGCTGTATGTGGTAGTCGGAAAACAACCCAAGGCGATTTTGCATGAGTACCGCATTGATAAGGGGGTCATTACCCAGCTGCTGTGGAACAAGGCCGAGGTCACTGCCGACAAGCGGGAGGCAAGTGTCGGCAAAGCCCAACTGATTTTCTCCCGCAACGATCCGCTGCATGTGGCCTACTCCGAGGTGCAATGGACCGCCGCGAAATGCGCTCAGGTGCTAAAGAGCTCTAAAGAGCGTGATCACTTTATGCAAGCCGTAGACCTCGGCCGGGTCGACCCTATTAAGGGAGCTGCGGATCTACTGACCGGTGATCAGGCCGCTAAATGGCTTGCCGAGGTAGCCGAGAAGCCAGCCGCGCAGAACGCGAGCCAAGGAACGAAGCCTGAAGAAGTTCTGGACTATGCCTGGGAGCAGCCGCCGCTGTTTCAGCAGGCCCTGTCAGGCAGGCTAAAGAGGGGGCTGAATGCTGAGTGCAAGCAAGATTATCTCCACCTGATGGTTCGCGACGACATTGGGGTTTTGCGTGATCTTGCTACCCATCAAGACCTCGTTGCCGGTTGGATCACCGATTGGAGCAGTGCCGAAACCAACCAGAAGAAGTATGTGATCGGCTGCTATATCGAGTCCTTGTACAGCCTGAACGAACAGCTTGTGCTCAGCGCCTCCAAGCAGGACCCACGCTTCGCCAAGCTTGAAGACGAAACCGATCCGACCCAACGCCAGAGCATCGTCGACTACATCAACGTCAAGTACAAAACCCAGTGGAGCGGCCCCGGCACGCACAGTGGAGCCATCAAGGCTTCGCGTATGCGCATGCGCCAGAGTCTTGGAGCGCCGCTCTATGCCCGCTATGAAGACTTTATCGAAAGCCTCGATGAGAATGCCGAAGATGCTTTGGAAGGCGCAAAGCTGGGACAGAAAGGTATAGACGATCTGATTGATCGCCCCGGCATGGAGGCTTTTCTCAAGCAGCAGCGCACCCAGCTCAAACGCTGGAACCAGCGGCTTGATCTCATCACCGAAGATCGCATTGCCCTGCTCAAGGCTGAACGCTTCCACCGCGCGGCCTGGTACTTCGACCCCCACTCGAGCGAGCAGGTGGAGGCCGCACTCGCCACTGAGTACGCCTGCCTGAAAGATATATGCCGCACCGACAAAGCCACCGACGCGATGGCCGATCTGCTGGATAAGCGCCCGGAGCTGAGCTTGCCTGGGTTTTTCACCCTGAGTCACAGCGATCAGATCGATATGCAGGCCAAGCTCTCCAGCTTGATCAAGGGCATGCGTGGTGTGGCCATGGCCAGCAATGACTACAGTGGGGCGCAGGAGCTTAGCCTCCAGTTCAAGGGCTTGGTCCAGCAACAGTTGCCGAGTGTTTTCCATCTCAGCGAGGAGGCCATTACCCTTGATCAGGTGCGCAACACCGCCTACGAGCCCGCCAAACAACTGCGTCTGGCCACCGCTATGGACAGTGCCATGCACGGGCTACGCAACGCGACTCCGCTGGACCCCGGCAAGGTGCTGCGCGCCCTGCCGGGGGCGGCGTGGCTGGACGTGCTGCGGGCCTTTGGCAAAGGCGGCATCACCCTGGAGTTCGCTTCCGCCAGCCAGATTCAGGCATTTGAAGCAGATACCCGCCAGTTGGCAGAGCTGCGTGGCACGCTCACCGCGCTGAAACATCAAATCAGGCAGACTCTCGCCTTCGAGCGCCGGGGTCGGCTGCCCCGAGGCAGCCACCGCAGCCTGCTGGCTGAACGCAAGAAGCTGCAATCAAGCCTGATTCCGCTGGAGAGCCGAGTTGCCTCCGCCATCAACCCTGTTGGCGAAGGCCCGAGCAAAGCCGGGGCCAAGATCAAAGGCCTCAACAGCACCCAGGTCGCCGAGTTTCAGCGCATGGCCGAGGACTTTCGCCTTAAACGGCCATTCAAGGGCTTGAGTGGCGCGGTATTCCGCTCGGCCGGAGCGGATATATTTGCCTCGGCCGTGGCGGTTTGGCAGATACGCAATTTTGTGGTGGTTTTTACAGAGTTCCAACGGAAAGCGGATAAAAGCTGGGTAGACCGAGGCATGCTCGCTAATGCTATTTTCTCAATGGCTAGCGGTGTATTTGCTGCCGCTCAGGGCATTGCTGTAACCAGTCTTTCAGTCGCCATCAATAACTACACCAGTGTCGCTGGAAAAATCAATATGGCCGCACGCCTAGGTAAGCTCACCGCCAACTTTGGTCTACCAGCCTATCTATCCAGCGTGATCGCCACATCCATTAGCTTGAAAGACAATATCGGCAAGTTTAACGAGGGCCTGCGCCGGGGTGATGCGGGCATGCTGGCCGGTGCCGGGATGGCAAGCGTAGGCGATGCCGGGCAAATCGGCCTGAACAGTTGGGCCTCCTACAGATCGGCCGGCATTGTAATTGGCGTGTTAAAGGATACCCAGCAAGCCCGCGCGACAGCCTGGGCTGTCGCCGGTGGCCGTCTGGTCAGCATCGCTGCACGAGCCAACCTGATTGGCCTGGCCTGGCCTTGA
- a CDS encoding DUF6708 domain-containing protein codes for MAKAPADPDFDLKSQRPSAGEVRRFATGEALFLAPLPLPTGHAPMDLGGSFLEVNDTYLDVGQSNFNKAFQAQLMIWGVMFILIVCLIVLPLVEMSMFFGDPHERSFMTHFMSMLEGLRFYSLIALLGGGFFSVLGATAVIRTTLQKARARPMRFNRQRREVCYFPSGSDEPIIQPWEELVAWVSISTGTTGEGIISTYTLGMALDNPKTDKTHFLNQGVLTPAHGLSKWEAIRVYMEKGPAFCPGKAPHEGRHTFDEERESMREAYREGDCSAIGVAWWYLRNIVTWWRFPYWVAEWDHRYSMKVMPASIEQWSQPVPPAQWAKPSSALLVQTVQIEKAFAKGQSFMDYFNSTLGEPASMQGERS; via the coding sequence ATGGCCAAAGCCCCCGCAGACCCCGACTTCGACCTGAAAAGCCAGCGCCCCAGCGCCGGTGAAGTCCGGCGCTTCGCCACCGGCGAAGCCCTGTTTCTTGCCCCCTTGCCGCTGCCCACCGGACACGCACCGATGGACCTAGGCGGCAGCTTTCTCGAAGTTAACGACACCTACCTCGATGTGGGGCAAAGCAACTTCAATAAAGCCTTTCAGGCGCAGCTGATGATTTGGGGGGTAATGTTTATCCTGATTGTGTGCTTGATAGTTCTTCCATTAGTTGAAATGTCCATGTTTTTTGGTGACCCTCACGAGCGTTCATTTATGACTCATTTCATGAGCATGCTTGAGGGCCTCCGTTTTTACTCGCTCATAGCACTATTAGGTGGTGGATTTTTCTCTGTTTTAGGTGCCACCGCAGTTATCCGCACCACCCTGCAAAAAGCCCGCGCCCGGCCCATGCGTTTTAACCGCCAGCGCCGCGAGGTCTGCTATTTTCCGAGCGGTTCGGACGAGCCGATCATTCAGCCGTGGGAGGAGCTGGTGGCCTGGGTCTCGATCAGCACCGGCACCACCGGCGAGGGCATCATAAGTACCTATACCCTGGGTATGGCCCTCGACAACCCGAAAACCGACAAGACCCACTTCCTCAACCAAGGTGTACTGACCCCGGCCCACGGCCTGTCCAAGTGGGAAGCCATCCGGGTGTATATGGAAAAAGGCCCGGCCTTTTGCCCCGGCAAAGCCCCCCACGAGGGTCGCCACACCTTTGATGAAGAACGTGAATCCATGCGCGAAGCCTACCGTGAAGGCGACTGCTCGGCGATCGGCGTGGCCTGGTGGTACCTGCGCAATATCGTCACCTGGTGGCGCTTCCCCTACTGGGTCGCCGAGTGGGACCACCGCTACAGCATGAAGGTCATGCCCGCCAGCATCGAGCAATGGTCGCAGCCCGTGCCGCCCGCACAATGGGCCAAGCCCAGTAGCGCGCTGCTGGTGCAAACGGTCCAGATCGAAAAGGCCTTCGCCAAAGGTCAGAGTTTTATGGATTACTTCAATAGCACGCTAGGCGAACCGGCGAGCATGCAGGGCGAGCGCAGTTAA